The following nucleotide sequence is from Mucilaginibacter sp. cycad4.
TAAGATTTTTAAAACTTCGCCATCAAAGCCAAAAATGATACAATCAACAGCTAATAATAACCTTGTTTGCTTGGAGTACTTGAGCATTTATAAACAGTAATAATTTTATGGTAAAAACAAATATAGAATAACATTCGATATAAGCAGGCAAATTTTGCCATGTATACCTGTTAAAAAAGTATTAATTTACAATTGTTAGTCAAATGTGTAAATTAATTGTGCTTTTTACAATAATAATTGATACTTAATTCATTATTTATTCGCCCCATGCCGATATTACCAGCATACGGTTGCCGCCATAGTTACGGTGCTCGCATAAATAAATTCCCTGCCACATGCCTAAAGCCAGTCTTCCGTTACGGATAGGAATGGTTACCGAGCTGCCCAGCATCGCAGCTTTCAGGTGGGCAGGCATATCATCTGGCCCTTCATCATCGTGTAAATAATCAGGATCGTTTTCGGGTACGGTTTTGCTGAAATACATTTCAAAATCCTGCCTGACGGTTGGGTCGGCATTTTCATTAATGGTTAATGATGCCGAAGTATGCTGAATAAATACCTGGCAAATTCCGGTTTTTAGCTCATGTATTTGAGGTAGTGCATTAATTACTTCGGCTGTGATGAGATGAAAACCTCTTTTGCGCTCTCTAAGCTGAAGCATTTGCTGAAATATTTTCATAAACAGTTTGCTTTATAACAGTGCTGCAAACATATCTATAAAGATTGTTCCGTTTTTGTTTTGATAGGCCCGCGATGTTAAAATTGTTTGCAGGGTTTGCACTGCCTATGCTGCAATAGCCGGATTAAGACCACCATCTTCGGCTGTGAACAGGCGGCTGATGAATGCCTTTATTTTTTCGATAAAGCTTTTCTTTACCGGTTTTTCGATCATATGAATTTGATCATTGTCCGGAGGCTTTGGGTTATCGGCATCCTGCATTTCTTCCAAAACAATTTCACGGATCTCAGGGTCACGGTTTACAATCTCATCCAGTTCGGTGAGCTCGTTAAAGGTGGCTATACCATTTTTTTGCCGTTTAATAAGTATTTCAAAACGGTCCTGGTTGAAAGTACGCCTTTCCAGTTGTTTGCCGTGTCTCATGATATATACAGTAATCCTTGTTAAGAACTCAAATTAAGTGCCATGTATTTATAGTGTTGATTTTCAATTGATTGTTACTGGTTTAAATGCGATGAGGTGCATCGTTGTGATACATTTATTGTTCGTTTTCGTGCAGGTGTATCTATTATTAAAAATAGGTTTTGACGAACAGTATTAGTATTTTTAAATATCTTTAATTCCATCTCTAAAGGTATCAGCCCGAAATTGTTTTGTTAGAATTACCAGAAGCAGAATATGAATGATCTGAGTTCAATCCCCCCCACAAAACAAATACAGGGTATGGCCCTCTTGCTCCAGGTTTTTGATATGCCCGTTGCTTTAGGATTTTACCGCGATGTGCTGGGTTTTGAAATAGTACAGGCATCGGGCGAAGGAGATGATGTTGATTGGGTGTTATTGAAACTCAATAGTATAGAACTGATGCTCAACACTGCCTACGAAAAAACAGACCGCCCTCCTGGTCCCGATGAACAGCGTGTTTCTGCCCATGCCGATACTTCACTTTATTTCGGCCACCCTGATATTGATAAGCTATACAGCTATTTGTTAAGTAAAGGCATGCATCTAAAAGAACCTCAAATTACGGGCTATGGCTGGCAAGCCATTTATTTGCTTGATCCGGATGGGTACCTGCTGTGCTTCCACTGGCCCAAACAATAATATTATAACCGCTCATAGTGAGATTCCGGTCCATCTGCTGCAAGAGGGACTGTTCCGTAAAAAGTGAGTATTTTGCCTTCTATCCTGAAAAATGTAATGCTGTTACTTGAGGTATCATTATCATACATGATCTGCTCGTGTGCATTGTCATACTTACGGGTACGATAAATACCGCTGTTTATCAGGGTGTCTTTTTTGAATCGTTTGTAGGTACTGGCGGCAAAAACAATAATATTGCCGTTGCCTGGTTTTATCGAATTAAGATCTTTAGGAGGCTCACAGTAACAGCTTGTGCCGCGGTACTCCCACCTGCCAATCAACTGATCATTATTGGGAGTATTGTCTTTTTTACAGCCCGACAAAACGGCGAGTATGCCAAATAAAAATAACTTTTTCATAGCATAAGGTTTATAATACTTTACGTTAATATCGGGCAAAACGCTACAAATTAACTTTGTTAGTAACACTTTCAATACACAATTTGCAGGCATCAATTAATTGATAACTTTGGAGTAAACCAATGTATTTCCTATAAAATTATGAAGCAGCATAACTTATCGAGGCGCAGGTTTATTGGCAGCAGCGCACTTGCCGCAGCGGGGTTTTTAGCATTTTCAAGATCATCATTTGCGGGCGTGGTTTCAAGCCGGGCTGATAAACCCAACTCGCTTATTAACGGCGTACAAATAGGGGTGATCACCTACTCATTCCGGAGCATGCCGGGCACTATTGATGATTTACTGAAGTACTGTATCGACTGTAATATTAATGCCATTGAACTCATGGGCGATGCTGCCGAAATTTATGCCGGCGCGCCTAAACATGAGGCCGGCGAAGACTGGGCCACATTCGGAAAAAAAATGGCCGAATGGCGTGCCTCGGCCCCGATGGATAAATTTAAGGAGATCAGGAAAATGTACCACGGTGCCGGGGTAAATATTTATGCCTGGAAACCCAATGCCCTCGGCCCCAAAAACAGCGATGCCGAAATTGATTATGCTTTTAATGCAGGAAAAGCTCTTGGTGTAAACCACGTAACGGTTGAGTTGCCCGATGAGGCCCAAACCAAACGCCTTGGTGATATAGCTGCCAAACATAAAATGATGGTTGGCTACCATGCCCACACCCAGGCTACGCCAACCCTTTGGGATACAGCCCTGGCCCAGTCAAAGTATAACGGCATTAATTTGGATATTGGCCATTATGTGGCGGGTACCAGCAGCAGCCCGATACCGTTTATCGAAAAATATCATGACCGTATAACCAGCATGCACATCAAAGACCGTAAGTTTCATGACGGTACCAACCAGCCATGGGGGCAGGGTGATACTCCTATAAAGGAAGTGCTGCAACTGCTTAAAAATAACCACTATAAATTCCCGGCCACCATTGAGTTGGAGTACAAGGTTCCTGATGGATCAGATGCGGTAAAGGAGGTGAAAATATGCCGCCAGTTTGCGGCCGATGCGCTGGCATAGGATGAGGCATTAATCTGTATGCTGGTATTTGTGCCCTGTGTTTCGTAAATTTATATTTATTTGAAATATAGATATGGATAACTCATGTAAACTGAAGCTGGAATGGATCCCTGCCGCTTATAGCGGGATAGCAGAGGATGGCATTAACGGTACATCGGCTGATAAACTTCAGCAAACGCAACCTGTAAACGGGATTTATCAAAGCGGCAAAGGCTTTACAAAGCACAAGGCCTACAGGCGGAAATCATAAGAGATTACTTTGCTGATGTTTGCTGTATAGCCTATCTTTATCAAATGGAATCTAAGATATTTTCATACAAGGCAGATGGCATTGTACTTGCCCCGGTTGACGGTCAGTTAAGCATTAGCCCCGTATTTGATCGCAAAGAACTGCTGAGCAAACTGAAGGGCCTTTTTAATGTTGATGACTATAAAGTTGATGAGCGTACCCTCGATTATAAAATTAAAGACGGGCAGCTTTACATTGAAGGGGTAATAACTAAACAGGCCGAGGCAAAATCGATAGGATTTATGAGTGGAAAGTAGTTAACTGCAGTACTCCGATCTCATTTTTTATGCTTGTCTTATTTTTCGGATCAATTAAAGGCGTCCCCTTCTTAAACCCGTTCAATCAAGCCTGTTTACCCTGTAATTTAATGCTGCAGTTGTGCCCCCGGTTACATCAATGGTAACACCTGTTATCTGACCAGCCAGATCTGATGCCAGGAAAACCGCGGTGTTGGCAATATCGGCCATTAAGGGTAATTTTTTGAGCATAGTATCAGCTTCCATTTTTTTAAGGATAGGATCCATAACATCGGGCATAGTGTCAATTGCGTTTTTAAACACGCGCGAATCGGGCGAGCCTCCCGAACGGATATTAACCACGCGGATGCCATAAGCACCGAGTTCAGATGCCAGTGTGCGCGAAAAACTTTCAACACCGCTGCAAGCCGGGCCAAAGCCACCTGTATGGGGATAGCCGATACCTCCCGGCGTAGCTGTAAGCGATAAAATTACTCCCGATTTTTGTTTCATCATCACCTTGCCTGCTGCAATGGCCGTCATGAACCGGGTTTGCATCGTAAGGGTAATCGGCTTTACAAAATCTTCGGCCGATATTTCGGTAAGCGGTACGTTCTGCACCACATCAACTCCAACGGCGTTAAATGAGATATCAACTGTTCCTGCGCTGCTTACCACTTGCTGTAAATGCCGATCAATTGCTTTTTCGTCAAATGCATCTACAATTGCTGTTTCAGCCAGGCCCCCTGAAGCAATAATCTCATGAGCTACTTTTTGAATTGAGGCGGGATTAGGCCCGGTTAAAAATACGTGCGCCCCGGCAGCGGCCAGCGCCTTTGCAACTGCACCGCCTAATGAACCGCCTGCACCGTAAATTACCGCGTTTTTATTTTGGAGTATCATGATGGGTAGTTTTATTTAAAGATAGCCTTAAAAATATCAGGCTGCATAACAAACATAATTGTAAATGATGTTTGAGGGAAGGAGCAAAGATGACAATTATGGGAGGGGTTTGGGACAGTGGAAGGATAATCAAACTAAATGCGAATGAACTTACTACTGTCAAAAGGGCCCGATGTTAACCAGCAAGCAAATGTAAACAGATTTGTTTATAATGCAGTTTAAGCTATTTTGATAATATAAAGTTGCTTAATGTTAAGCTCCTGTCTTTTTTTTGATCCTTAACAAACCATTGGCAGTAGTTGCATAAATGATGCCTTTTGAATCTTGTACTATCTGGTAAATAGTAAAACCCGGTAACGGCGAATTGTTATTGTGATAATTTTCCCAGCCATTGTTCAGGTCGAACCTGGCAATGCCTGATTCATCGGTACCCAGCCACAAAACATGCTCAAACTTATCATACAACATGGTATTAACATGGTTAGCGGGTATGCCCGAGTTTTTATCGTTATAATGCAGCCAATTGCCATTAAACTTTAATACAGCAACACCTTCCTTATCGCTGTCATTTTCGCCAGGCTGTTTATAGCAATCAACAAGTGAGAAGTAAACATTTCCTTTTTCATCCTCCACAGCGCCCGAAATGGTTGCATTTTTTAACGGGGTATTATTGAGGCTGTTAAAAGAGGTGATAACGCTCTTGTCAATCATAATAGTGCCTTTTGACGTACCTATCCAAAGCCGTTTCTGACTATCTACATAGGCAAAAAGTACATTGCTTGAGGGCATTTCAGGCATCGATTTTTTGTTTATCACAACTACTTTATCTTTCCTTTTTACAACAAGGCCGTTTTGGGTTGTAAAAAGCAATTCGCCGTTGCGGCTGTTCAGCACCTGGTTAACCCCGCCTGCTAAAAACTGTTTAAAATCAAACAGCTGCCAGCCGCCGCTGCCGTACATAAATATTTTATTATCGTAATAAACCCATTTATTGTTATCTCTGTCGATAGTTACTTCCTTTATGTTAGCATCTGACGGGAATGGCGAATTATATTCATTAACCGGGATAAATGTTGTTCCCTCAAAACGGGTCATCCCTTTTTCGGTAGCATACCATAACAGATCCGATTGATCCATAGCAGCTGATTTACTGATGTTATCAACCAGGGGCGAGTTATATTTTGTCCAAACTGTAAAGTCGTAGTTTTTTAATGATGGATTAGCGTAGGTGAAAGTTTTATTGTAAATGGTTGGGTCGCCGGGAGGTTTCATTTCGGCAAGGTCCAGCCTTTGTACCTGGCCGTAAACGCCGCCGCTTATAAAACGAAAGATCACATTTACAGACGAGGCTACCGGTTTTCCATCCACTTTGGCCGGTTTCCAGATACAACCGTTCAGGTAGGTGATCAACTCGTTAGTGAGGGCGCTTTTGCTTGCATCGTTATGGCTAAGTACGCAGCTAAACCCTCTTTCGTCAACCAAAACCTGGAAGGTTATGGAGCCCGTAGCTTCTTTTAGCAGGTAACGGTTATTGATCCTCGCAGAAACAAAATCAATGGCAAGCTGATCGCAGCTGGCCTTGGGATCGCCGCAATCCATGCAATAATTGGTGATGTTGCACATCTCTACCTTTTGCAAAAAAAGGTTTTGTGCAAACAAGGTTGATGGTAAAATGAAGATAAACAGGCAGATAAATAAAACTCTGCGGATTTTGGTTGAGGATAACAATGCCAGCATTACGCTTATAAATAAAAGAAAGCAAACCCGAAACTCCAAGCGAATGATAGTTAAATAATGTTAAACAAAGATACAAATCCTAAATGAGGATAGCATGAAGCAGATTGCATTTGGCTCGCCTGCTATAAAACATTTAAAATATGATATATGTTATTTTAAAACTGATTATCCTGAAGCACGGATTTATTACATTTTAAGCCCTTTAATATTTACTTAATATGAAAGCCGAAAAATCAAAAAGCGCCGAAGCGCAAATGCTGATCCGTAAGCCTGTTGCCGAAGTGTTTAACGCTTTTATCGATCCGTATGTTACCACGCAATTCTGGTTTACACAATCAACAGGTAAACTGGAAACCGGAAAGCAGGTTACCTGGTCATGGGAAATGTATGGTGTATCATCGGCAGTGGTTCCGATAGTTATTAAAGAAAACGAATTGATCACCGTTGAATGGGGATCGCCTGCGACAACTGTTGATTTTAATTTTAAAGCTATGGGCGATGATGCTACCTATGTAGAGATTCAGAATTATGGCTTCAATAAAACGGGAGACGAATTAATTGCTGCTATCAAAGATTCGACAGGAGGTTTTACTACGGTTTTAGACGGGTTGAAGGCCTGGCTGGAGTACGGGATTCATTTAAATTTGATGGGGGATAAATTCCCGAAAGGAAAGTAACCTGGTGAATCGGATTTTTTATAATCAGAAAAACAAAGATACTTTCGGCAGTTGCACTTTTTAAACCCTTTAAAAGTACGTTCAGGTCCCTTTTTGCCTGTTTCGGGAGTAAATTGATACCGGGCTTATGCCGATTAACTATCTTTGAGTAATATGCCGTCTCCATTACCAATTAAGAGCCTCATCCGGCTTAACTGGCTGCTTGTATCTACTTTTACCGCGATCATATCGCTGTATTTTATTTTTTTACTGGACGAAGCGCCGCTATACAAGGTTTTTTATATGGCTATGACCGCGCTGGGGATAAGTTTGGTGGCATTTGTAAATGTCAGGATCCTGATCTTATTGGCCCGTAAGTATAGCGCCAGGGGTAAAGTATTCAGGCGGTACCGTTATTTTTTTACTTATACAGCAAGCGCTGCTGCATACGTGATGCTGGCACCCGCGTTTGATTATATTGAACACAAAAGTAATTTATTCCCTTTCCCGGTTTATCTGATCATATTTCTTGTTTCCGGTATTCTTGTTAATACCGTGATTGTCCTGCTACAGGACTTCGTGATCCTGCAGGCTGATAAAGCACATGCCGATCTGGAACTATCCCAAATCAAAACAGCACATGCCGAAGCCACAAATCTGCTGTTAAAACAGCAGATCCACCCGCACTTCCTGTTTAATGCACTTAATACGCTTAAAGCACTTTACCGGAAAGATCCGTGCGCGGGAGATAATTATATTGTTCACCTGGCTAATTTTTTAAGGGCCTCTGTTTATAATCATGCAGCAAAAACTTCGAGCCTTGCCGATGAACTGGCGCTGTTGCTCGACTACCTGGAAATGCAAAAGATAAGGTTTGGTTCGGCATTAAACTGTATTATTGACTTACCTGCCGATATTTTGAATGACCGTTATCTGCCATCTTTTTCATTACAGCCGCTGCTCGAAAACGCAATCAAGCATAATGAGCTAACCCAGCAGTCGCCGCTTATTATCAATATTTTTTGTTCAGAAGACAGGATAGTGGTATCCAATACGCTTAAAAAGAAAAATCTTAATGTAACTTCAACCTACCATGGGCTGGCCAATCTTGCCGAACGGTATAGCCTGTTATCGGGGGATGAAGTTATTATCAATGAAAATGCGAATACATTTTCCGTAAGTATCAGATTATTGAATAATGAATATAGCGATCATAGAGGATGAACCGTTAGTTGCCGATGACCTGGAGCTGAGTATAACACAGCTTGTCAGTGAACCTGCAACCATTGTACAGCTGCATTCTGTAAAGGAGGCCATTGGCTATTTTACCGGCGGTAATAAAACCGATCTTATATTCAGTGATATTCAACTGGGGGATGGTTTAAGTTTTGAGATCTTCGCGGCAATTGCTATTGATGTTCCGGTTATTTTTTGCACGGCATATGATGAGTATGCACTGGACGCGTTTAAAGCGAACGGAATAGATTATATTTTAAAGCCCTTTACAACACAAACCCTTCAGCAGGCGCTTGAACGTTATGCCCAGTTAAAAAAGGTATTTCTGACAAAGCAGCCGCCGCAATATGACATGCTATTGGAGCTGTTAGCCAAAAAAGAAACGCCCAGGCCATCATCAGTACTGGTTTATCACCAGGATAAGATCATCCCGATAAAATTAGATGATATCGCGTTGATCTATCTTTCAAAT
It contains:
- a CDS encoding secondary thiamine-phosphate synthase enzyme YjbQ — protein: MKIFQQMLQLRERKRGFHLITAEVINALPQIHELKTGICQVFIQHTSASLTINENADPTVRQDFEMYFSKTVPENDPDYLHDDEGPDDMPAHLKAAMLGSSVTIPIRNGRLALGMWQGIYLCEHRNYGGNRMLVISAWGE
- a CDS encoding VOC family protein, with product MALLLQVFDMPVALGFYRDVLGFEIVQASGEGDDVDWVLLKLNSIELMLNTAYEKTDRPPGPDEQRVSAHADTSLYFGHPDIDKLYSYLLSKGMHLKEPQITGYGWQAIYLLDPDGYLLCFHWPKQ
- a CDS encoding sugar phosphate isomerase/epimerase, which translates into the protein MKQHNLSRRRFIGSSALAAAGFLAFSRSSFAGVVSSRADKPNSLINGVQIGVITYSFRSMPGTIDDLLKYCIDCNINAIELMGDAAEIYAGAPKHEAGEDWATFGKKMAEWRASAPMDKFKEIRKMYHGAGVNIYAWKPNALGPKNSDAEIDYAFNAGKALGVNHVTVELPDEAQTKRLGDIAAKHKMMVGYHAHTQATPTLWDTALAQSKYNGINLDIGHYVAGTSSSPIPFIEKYHDRITSMHIKDRKFHDGTNQPWGQGDTPIKEVLQLLKNNHYKFPATIELEYKVPDGSDAVKEVKICRQFAADALA
- a CDS encoding SDR family oxidoreductase, with product MILQNKNAVIYGAGGSLGGAVAKALAAAGAHVFLTGPNPASIQKVAHEIIASGGLAETAIVDAFDEKAIDRHLQQVVSSAGTVDISFNAVGVDVVQNVPLTEISAEDFVKPITLTMQTRFMTAIAAGKVMMKQKSGVILSLTATPGGIGYPHTGGFGPACSGVESFSRTLASELGAYGIRVVNIRSGGSPDSRVFKNAIDTMPDVMDPILKKMEADTMLKKLPLMADIANTAVFLASDLAGQITGVTIDVTGGTTAALNYRVNRLD
- a CDS encoding SRPBCC family protein, with the translated sequence MKAEKSKSAEAQMLIRKPVAEVFNAFIDPYVTTQFWFTQSTGKLETGKQVTWSWEMYGVSSAVVPIVIKENELITVEWGSPATTVDFNFKAMGDDATYVEIQNYGFNKTGDELIAAIKDSTGGFTTVLDGLKAWLEYGIHLNLMGDKFPKGK
- a CDS encoding histidine kinase, yielding MPSPLPIKSLIRLNWLLVSTFTAIISLYFIFLLDEAPLYKVFYMAMTALGISLVAFVNVRILILLARKYSARGKVFRRYRYFFTYTASAAAYVMLAPAFDYIEHKSNLFPFPVYLIIFLVSGILVNTVIVLLQDFVILQADKAHADLELSQIKTAHAEATNLLLKQQIHPHFLFNALNTLKALYRKDPCAGDNYIVHLANFLRASVYNHAAKTSSLADELALLLDYLEMQKIRFGSALNCIIDLPADILNDRYLPSFSLQPLLENAIKHNELTQQSPLIINIFCSEDRIVVSNTLKKKNLNVTSTYHGLANLAERYSLLSGDEVIINENANTFSVSIRLLNNEYSDHRG
- a CDS encoding LytTR family DNA-binding domain-containing protein, with translation MNIAIIEDEPLVADDLELSITQLVSEPATIVQLHSVKEAIGYFTGGNKTDLIFSDIQLGDGLSFEIFAAIAIDVPVIFCTAYDEYALDAFKANGIDYILKPFTTQTLQQALERYAQLKKVFLTKQPPQYDMLLELLAKKETPRPSSVLVYHQDKIIPIKLDDIALIYLSNEVTHLLTFSGKKFYPNKNLDELERTCGSYFFRANRQFLVSRKAIIDVSSFFSRKLSLNLNITFSEKVVVSKGKASQFLAWLAKA